A genomic region of Syntrophus gentianae contains the following coding sequences:
- the rpmA gene encoding 50S ribosomal protein L27, translating into MAHKKGQGSSRNGRDSNSQRRGVKVYGGQSIHAGSIIIRQLGTKIHPGNNVGMGKDYTLFSLIEGVVKFERYDKKRKKVSVYATA; encoded by the coding sequence ATGGCACATAAGAAAGGACAGGGAAGTTCCCGGAACGGCAGAGACAGCAATTCCCAGAGGCGTGGGGTGAAGGTATACGGCGGACAGAGCATCCATGCCGGGTCCATCATTATTCGCCAGCTGGGGACAAAAATCCACCCGGGCAACAACGTCGGCATGGGTAAGGATTACACCCTCTTCTCCCTCATTGAGGGCGTGGTCAAATTCGAAAGATACGACAAGAAGAGAAAGAAGGTCAGTGTTTACGCTACGGCCTGA
- the rplU gene encoding 50S ribosomal protein L21, whose protein sequence is MYAVIKTGGKQHRVSEGELLTVEKLDGGKGDSVVFDDVLMVAKEGEIRVGTPVVEGAKVVGEIVAQVKGPKIYVYKRKRRKGFQKKTGHRQQLTRMKIKEISI, encoded by the coding sequence ATGTATGCGGTGATAAAAACAGGCGGGAAACAACACAGGGTTTCAGAAGGAGAATTGCTGACCGTTGAGAAGCTCGATGGCGGCAAAGGAGATAGTGTGGTCTTCGACGATGTGCTGATGGTAGCCAAAGAAGGGGAGATCCGGGTGGGAACGCCTGTTGTGGAAGGCGCAAAAGTTGTCGGTGAGATTGTTGCCCAGGTAAAAGGCCCGAAGATTTATGTCTACAAAAGGAAGAGACGGAAGGGCTTTCAGAAGAAAACGGGACATCGCCAGCAGCTGACAAGGATGAAAATCAAGGAAATTTCGATTTAA
- the obgE gene encoding GTPase ObgE, with product MKFIDEAKIYVRAGDGGRGCVSFRREKYVPFGGPNGGDGGKGGDVIIEASASHNTLLSLKYNQHHVAKSGGHGEGSNRTGRSASDLIVPVPVGTLVMDFESGEVLADLVTEGQRFVVAHGGIGGRGNARFATATNRAPRFAQPGIPGEERWIRLELKLLADVGIIGFPNVGKSTFISRVSAARPKIADYPFTTLTPHLGVVRYGDDFQTFVLADIPGLIEGAHEGVGMGIQFLRHIERTSLLLHILDISREEADTGWHDFEVINSELASYSSDLILKPQIVAVNKTDLPVTRQKLAVTQSIFAEKGIVLYPFSAATGEGIPVLLQKIGETLENIRNRQTNHE from the coding sequence ATGAAATTCATCGACGAAGCGAAGATCTATGTAAGGGCCGGCGACGGCGGCCGGGGTTGTGTCAGCTTTCGCCGGGAGAAGTATGTTCCCTTCGGAGGTCCCAACGGCGGTGACGGCGGAAAGGGCGGGGATGTGATTATCGAGGCCTCCGCCAGCCACAACACGCTCCTCAGCCTGAAATACAACCAGCATCATGTAGCAAAAAGCGGCGGTCACGGCGAGGGAAGCAATCGGACAGGGCGCAGCGCCTCCGATCTGATCGTTCCCGTTCCGGTCGGCACGCTGGTGATGGATTTCGAATCCGGAGAGGTCCTGGCGGATCTGGTAACGGAAGGCCAGCGGTTTGTCGTCGCTCACGGGGGCATCGGCGGACGCGGCAACGCCCGGTTCGCCACCGCGACAAATCGGGCGCCCCGGTTTGCCCAACCCGGAATACCCGGAGAGGAACGCTGGATTCGGCTGGAGCTCAAGCTGCTGGCCGATGTCGGGATTATCGGGTTCCCCAACGTCGGTAAATCCACCTTTATCTCCAGAGTCTCCGCAGCCCGTCCGAAAATCGCCGATTATCCCTTTACCACCCTGACCCCCCATCTGGGCGTCGTCCGCTATGGGGATGACTTTCAGACCTTCGTCCTCGCCGACATCCCTGGTCTGATTGAAGGAGCCCATGAAGGGGTGGGCATGGGAATCCAGTTCCTCCGTCACATCGAAAGGACTTCCCTGCTGCTTCACATCCTCGATATCTCACGGGAGGAAGCCGACACCGGCTGGCACGATTTCGAAGTGATCAATTCCGAGCTGGCTTCCTATAGTTCCGATTTGATTTTGAAACCCCAGATTGTGGCCGTCAACAAAACCGACTTGCCGGTCACCCGGCAGAAACTGGCCGTAACCCAATCGATCTTTGCGGAAAAGGGCATCGTTCTTTATCCTTTCTCCGCCGCCACCGGGGAAGGCATCCCGGTCTTGCTGCAAAAGATTGGAGAGACCCTGGAAAATATTCGCAACAGGCAGACGAACCATGAATGA
- a CDS encoding TIGR03936 family radical SAM-associated protein codes for MNQEELFATVSKPSRYLGGEVNSIKKDFAACPVHIALAFPDTYEVGMSHLGLQILYAILNRYPDIAAERCYAPWPDMEKALRTARLPLTTLESRRPLSAFDLIGFSLQYELSYTNVLNMLDLGGIPLRCADRTQDDPLIIAGGPCTFNPAPMAPFIDAFVIGEGEEVISEIAAALREAKARGYDRERKLEQLAAIPGIYVPALFSGSRVRKRIVSDLDSWPVPSNPIVPLMKTIHDRITLEIARGCTRGCRFCQAGMVWRPVRERNLSTLEHSAEEQLCSTGYDELSLLSLSSGDYSRIEDLLIRLMNRYYSRRIALSLPSLRSETLTRTLIENIRKVRKTSFTLAPEAGTQRLRNVINKGNTEEDLLATTAQVFAAGWKAVKLYFMIGLPSEQQEDLDGIIELGHRVLKQARNRGQVTLSLSTFVPKPHTPFQWHRQIGMDEIAEKQLYLRNSIRNRNISVKVHDRRMSLLEGLFSRGDQSLGHIIEKVFRLGGRFDGWSDQLRFDLWEQALEDLNLSADAYLRERTFEEDLPWDVVDCGVSRDYLHREFQNSLSGQLTGDCRRGACLQCGVCDFKQIRIEKAQDEEEKPEQILPGHPPEKPEADFQVSRLRMIFRKGGTARLLSHLEITEALIRAIKKTGESFVFTEGFHPHPKISFAFATAVGLESEGEYADIQLKNLSAGPAVLAGAINAGLPAGLEVTKMEKIFPGHPSLSDIIRGFVYEVTVPENLQSAMEWPRMEERAAEFLRASSFSVVRETKDKTVLREIRSLVEELELSPESGKLRFHLLFRKEGSVKPSEILTEVLNLNKDFVPLMRIRKVKTLFSS; via the coding sequence ATGAATCAGGAAGAACTCTTTGCCACCGTCTCCAAACCGAGCCGTTATCTCGGGGGAGAAGTCAATTCCATCAAGAAGGATTTTGCGGCCTGTCCAGTCCATATCGCCCTGGCCTTTCCCGATACCTATGAAGTCGGCATGTCCCATCTGGGTTTGCAGATTCTCTACGCGATTCTCAATCGTTACCCTGATATCGCCGCGGAACGATGTTACGCACCCTGGCCGGACATGGAAAAGGCCCTGCGCACCGCCCGGCTCCCGCTGACGACACTGGAATCCCGCAGGCCCCTGTCGGCTTTCGATCTGATCGGCTTCTCCCTTCAATACGAACTGTCCTACACCAATGTCCTCAACATGCTGGATCTCGGCGGCATTCCCCTGCGGTGCGCGGACCGCACCCAGGATGATCCTCTTATTATTGCCGGCGGTCCCTGCACCTTCAATCCCGCCCCGATGGCGCCTTTTATTGATGCCTTCGTGATCGGTGAAGGGGAGGAAGTGATCTCGGAAATCGCTGCGGCCCTGAGGGAGGCAAAGGCCAGGGGATATGACCGGGAGCGGAAGCTGGAACAGCTCGCAGCCATTCCCGGCATCTACGTCCCGGCCCTCTTTTCAGGCAGCCGGGTCCGCAAGCGGATCGTCTCCGATCTCGACTCCTGGCCCGTCCCATCGAATCCGATTGTCCCCCTCATGAAGACCATTCATGACCGCATCACCCTGGAAATCGCCAGGGGCTGTACCCGGGGCTGCCGTTTCTGCCAGGCCGGAATGGTCTGGCGGCCCGTCCGGGAACGAAACCTGAGCACCCTCGAACATTCTGCGGAAGAACAGCTCTGTTCCACCGGATACGATGAGCTTTCCCTCCTTTCACTCAGTTCCGGCGATTACAGCCGGATCGAGGATCTGCTGATCCGGCTCATGAACCGGTATTACAGCCGCCGGATCGCCCTGTCCCTTCCCTCTCTACGTTCGGAGACCCTGACCCGGACACTCATTGAAAACATCCGCAAAGTGCGGAAGACGAGTTTTACCCTGGCTCCGGAAGCGGGAACCCAGCGCCTGAGAAACGTGATCAACAAGGGCAATACGGAAGAAGACCTGCTTGCCACGACCGCCCAGGTTTTTGCAGCCGGCTGGAAAGCCGTGAAGCTTTATTTCATGATCGGCCTTCCCTCCGAACAGCAGGAGGACCTGGACGGCATAATCGAACTGGGCCACCGGGTTTTAAAGCAGGCCCGGAACCGGGGGCAGGTGACCCTGAGCCTTTCCACCTTCGTTCCCAAGCCGCACACCCCTTTTCAATGGCACCGGCAGATCGGGATGGATGAGATTGCCGAAAAGCAGCTCTATTTGAGAAATTCAATCCGCAACCGCAACATCAGCGTCAAGGTACATGATCGCCGGATGAGCCTCCTGGAGGGCCTCTTCTCCCGGGGGGACCAGTCCCTGGGACATATCATCGAAAAGGTGTTTCGTCTCGGCGGACGTTTTGACGGCTGGAGCGATCAACTGCGGTTCGACCTCTGGGAACAGGCCTTGGAGGACCTGAATCTCTCGGCGGACGCCTATCTCCGGGAACGCACCTTCGAGGAAGACCTGCCCTGGGACGTCGTCGATTGCGGCGTCAGCAGGGATTATCTGCACAGGGAATTTCAGAATTCCCTTTCCGGACAATTGACGGGGGACTGTCGGCGCGGAGCCTGCCTGCAATGCGGCGTCTGCGACTTCAAGCAGATCCGGATAGAAAAGGCGCAAGACGAAGAGGAAAAGCCTGAGCAGATTCTTCCCGGTCACCCCCCGGAAAAGCCGGAAGCCGATTTTCAAGTGTCACGTCTCCGGATGATTTTCCGGAAAGGGGGAACCGCCCGTCTGTTATCGCACCTGGAAATCACCGAGGCCTTGATCCGGGCCATCAAGAAGACTGGGGAATCCTTTGTCTTCACCGAAGGGTTCCATCCCCATCCCAAAATCTCTTTTGCCTTTGCCACGGCGGTCGGCCTGGAAAGCGAGGGAGAATACGCGGATATTCAGCTCAAGAATCTCTCGGCAGGACCGGCGGTCCTTGCCGGCGCCATCAATGCCGGGCTTCCTGCGGGGCTTGAAGTGACGAAAATGGAGAAGATCTTTCCCGGGCACCCTTCCCTTTCGGACATCATTCGCGGATTCGTCTATGAAGTCACCGTCCCCGAAAATTTGCAATCCGCGATGGAATGGCCCCGGATGGAGGAGAGAGCGGCCGAGTTTCTCAGGGCGTCTTCCTTTTCGGTCGTTCGGGAAACGAAGGATAAGACCGTTCTCCGGGAGATCCGCTCCCTGGTTGAGGAGCTCGAACTCTCGCCGGAATCCGGAAAGCTGAGATTCCACCTGCTGTTCAGGAAGGAAGGAAGCGTCAAACCGAGTGAAATCCTCACCGAAGTGCTGAACCTCAATAAGGATTTCGTTCCCCTGATGAGGATCCGGAAGGTGAAAACCCTCTTTTCCTCTTAA